The following is a genomic window from Panthera uncia isolate 11264 chromosome B4, Puncia_PCG_1.0, whole genome shotgun sequence.
tataaaaacctttctttcagaatttttgcaGACATTGAAGGATATGGATTTAAGCATGTTTGCACCATCCAAACCTTACACAATAAATCTTTCCTATAAGAAATTTGTAATTATTGctctatattttaagaaaaattaatatttgtctatctgcttctttcctctcttcttcctcaagCAATGCATGAACACATGAAATCATTTAACTTACCATCAGAACACTTTTCCTCActgtttatttgaattttcaatgCTTGAGTTCCCTTTTCTCACCGTAAAAAGAATGAGTTCTTCTAATAAGTGTTTATAGAAACAGAGTTACACATAATCAAAAACAGTTGAAAGCTAAATTCTACCTGAAAGCATGAATGTCTAAAACATCTGtataatatttacaattgtgTCTCAACAAAAACATTTACTACATCTGCTGGTAAAAACTGTTTTATCAATTTGATAGTAACTTTAATTAGAATTGGAAAGTACAGTGTACTCTCTTCTTAGGCATCAGAAATGTGAATTATCCAGCTATTCCAGAATTATGTTCTTGTTTCCCTCTTTGTTTTacaaagcttttcatttttcagttgttGCTTTGGAGTTGGATTCTATGTAAATCTAAATACTTAATTTGCATCTATTGATGCAGATATGACTCAATCAGTGTGGTGCTCAATAAAGTCCAAATCATTCAATGcatacaggcagagagagaactagtgtgtttgtatttaaaacaaattatcagaaaaaaatacacaggcatattataaattttactaatataatttacaaataataatgaaacataCAATGAACTTCATTGGAAATTCTATGTAACCAATTGATTTTCACAGAATGATTTCACCAATTTTTACCAAACTCATCTCCATAACTAATTTAAGTTTGCAAATCAGCCATAGTTTGACAAATGCAGCTGATTTAACACTGTAGCACTCAAATTCACAATTACAGTCAGAAGTTTCTACACActcagtaattgatagaaaaGGTTGAAGGTTATGGAAATCTTGAACAACCTTATCAATGAAATTGACCAAATTGACATATTCAGAATGTTCCATCCAACATCAACAGAATATTCTTTCCAGTATTACACAAAACATTACCATAATAGATCATAATCTGAGTGACAAAAAAGTCATAATAAGTTTACAATATTCAAGTCATGCAGAGTATGTTTACTGAACACTATGTAATTAACTTAGAAATCAATTATGGTAAGATATCTGGAAAACCCACTATTATTTGGAAACTGAATAACACATATATGACCCATGGgttgaaggaaatcaaagaaaaaataaaatgccatgtaaacaaaattataacaaaatttgtgggatgcaggtAAAGcataacttaaaaagaaacttaagactctaaaattagaaaagaacatgaggcgcctgggtggctcagtcagttgaacatccggctttggctcaggtcatgatctcacggtttgtgagttcgagccccacgttaggctctgtgctgacagctcagaccctggagcctgtttcagattctgtgtctccctctctctctgctcctcccctgcttgttctctctctctctctctctctcaaaaataaacattaaagaaaaaaaagaacaaaattctcaGATCAATAACCCCAGTATCCATTTCAATCAACTATCAAAATAGTAGAGAAAATTCAGAGTAGCCAGatgaaagggaataataaagatcaatgtgaaaatcagtgaaatagaaaacaaaacaataagaaaatatcaataaaactaaatatgATTTCCAAAAAATATCatcaaaattgataaatttataGGCAGATTGAagatgaaaaacacagaaaagatacaaattaccagTATCAGAGAAGATCAGTATCAGAGAAGACCAGTATCAGACATTCTTAGTGAACAATAACATGGAGATTTTTGAACAAATTTAGgtcaactaattaaaaaatataaaagaaatggaaaatcccTTGAAAGACAAGAACAATAAAATGTCagtcaagggggaaaaaaaaaagatatgatagGTCTATATCTGTTGTAGAAATTGAACttataattaagaaatattcCACAAAgatggggcatctgagtggctcggtaggttaagtgaccgacttcggctcaggtcatgatcttgtagttcaagccctgtgtcaggttttgtgctgacagctcagagcctggagcccacttcagattctgtgtctccctctctgtctgctcctcccctgctcatgctctctctctcaaaaataaataaacattaagaaagaaaagaaatattccatAAAGAAAATTCCTTATTCACCAGtaatttccaaaaaatatttaaggaagcaATACTAATAATTACACACTGCTCCCCCAGGATATATTAGAGTAGGGAATACTTTCCAACTCatcctatgaaaataaaattatccttATCCTAAGAGCAAAATCAGAAAATAGACATTATAGATAACTAATCTCATACATGAGtaagttgtaaatatttaaaaataaatggcaaataagcCTAGCAATATAGAAAAAGTTTAATTCTGGTCAAGTGGAATTTTTCTCAATAGTTGCAGAAGAACAACTGAAATGGTCAGTATGCATATCTAATAAAAACTCTTAGAGtgtatttgttgtgatgagcactgggtgttgtatataagtgttgaatcattacaatgtacaccttaaatattacaatgtaaaaacaaaaaaaacaacaacaacagcaaaaaaaaaaaaacctctcagcaAGTATATCTAATGAATGACAAATACCAAACTGTGGGGAacaagcttaggaattccctgagcctgcactgatggggttatcaaggcataaagaattacaaaaccATAgaatgctcacacccaagtttgggaaaacaagattaggtaaataggtATAGAGAGGGCGGGGCAAAGGCCCCAAAATAGAACAAAGATATATGAGGTAAAGGAGATGAGGTATTCAGGGCGGAAAcaccccccaatttagtactatagctgAAAGCTGTTTTCACAGGAaagaaggaccaaattaggtaaacaggtaaacagggctatagaCCACAGCAGGGTGAAGTTGCATGGAGTGGCacttattagcaaaagaaaggtgccttgttgaccctgaggcagcatgttttgttttctttttttaatttatcttgttttattattatttttttttaatttacaaccaaattagttagcatatagtgcaacaatgatatcaggagtagattccttagtgccccttacccatttagcccatcaccctcccacaacccctccagtttgttctccatatttatgagtctcttctgttttgtcccccccccatcccctagGCCATTTAAGGTAAACAGAGGCAGAGCCTCATGTCTGCCCTTAACAACCATCTACCCggcgccaggattttgttttaccCAAATCCCTAACCCCACAtttcttcaaaacccccttttcttcacatccatgagttaatgtttacagtctcattgtctctttgtgcatatCTATCACCATGTTTTGTAAACCTTCtgataataaaaacagagcaaagaCCCTTAATCtgggctcttgtcttctcttggacattagccatctccctgattttaatcctgcatcccactttcttgctagacaagaaagaactctagacccagagtctacgatACCAAAGGACAtccaaaatatagtaaaaaacaaaagaaaaaggaaagaaatactatAGCTAACATACTACTTCATTATGAAAGTCTGAATGATCTCATCCTAAGAAAATGAGTAAGATCAAGATGGTCACTCTTGCTACATCTACTAAATATTGTACTGTAGATTCTAATTTatgtaataaagtaaaataaaggaaggaagaaagtattCATATTAaataggaagaagcaaaactgacTTTATTTATGCAGACAACATAAGCACCTTTATAGAAAACCCTATGGACTTCCGGCTTCAGTTCCATCACTTAGCATTTGAAAGTCATCACTTCTGCTTTATCAAAGTCAATAACTTACTTGAACTTTACCCattttagaagtgaaattgcACAGAAACAACACCCTGAAATCTGAAGAGACTGGAAAGTCCAGAGTCACAGTTGAGATCTACTTTCATGGAATATAAATCACTGGAACTGTATGTAGGTAATGGTTCTACTTATAGTCATTTTGGCAAATTGCTGGAGATGGAGTGTTTACCACCATGAGAATTAGAAGATACTGAAGATCATTGTGAAAGGGGGTCCCCACATTTGTTTAGGTTTTGCCTCCAACTAATCCCACCAGTTTTTCAAGCTGAAAAACCAAGATCTCCCCGACTCAGGCAAGGATAGGGAAGAGTAACTATTCTGAAATAATCCCAGAATATTCTTCACACAAAGGCCTGTACTCCAAGGGAAAAGATTTTTATGAGAAACACTTACGAAGGCCAAAGAACACAGGCCCACTAAAAGACTGAGAATTAATCATAAAATTATAGAATGTTGTCCCTCTGCCACAATTTACAACCACAGCAACACATATCAAAGTTTCTTCAcaaaaatacttaataatttcAAAGGAGAACTTTATGATAGAAAGAACTGGAAGACACTCATTAACCAAGTTGACAAATTTAACATCAGTAATAAGATGTAGATATCATATACTCCCTGATACAATACCCTAAAAAGGGGATACCACCTCCATGGCATTCTCCACAAAAATGTACAGCCTCAAtataaacatgagaaaacattAGACAAACCAAATTGGCAGGCTTTCTACCAAATACCTGATCAGTACTCTTTAAATACAttaaggtcatgaaaaacaaggaaagacttAGGAATTCCACAGACTGGAGAAAACTAAGGTGCATGATCTCCATACTACAATTAAGCAGCTATAACATCTCCCTCTTATTCAGACATGCCTGTTAATTCCTTATtaattaaagagaatttaaattaCAGACATCATCGTTACTTTATTTATGACTAGCTCATAGGTTTTAACATAATTGTGAAGGGCACTGATCAATAATTCTCTATCGTATAGAGTCAAGTATAATTATATCAAGTTAGCCCCTGAAGAATACTTCTGTTGCAAAGCCAACAGGGAAACTGTCTCATACACATATCTTAAAGAATCAGTTTTCAGGTAGCTGAGCCAGTATTCAAAACTACATGGTTTAGGTACTAAACTGTTCTGCTTGAgttataattacttttaatgtgtACTAGCAAGGAGAAGTCAGATTATAGAAAAGATCTATAAAAGCTCAATAACATATACTCTTTTTTAAGCTTCTCCATAATTCTAGAATAATGGTTTcttaaggatacaaaaatactaattcaagaggatatatgcaccctgatgtttgtttatagcagcattatcaacatagccaaattatgtagaCAGCCCAATGTCCAACAGCTGAAGAATGGATAAGGAAgctgtggtatatatgtacaatggaatattactcagccataaaaaagaatgaaaacttgccatttgcaacaatgtggatggacctagagagtattatactaagcaaaataagtctgtcagagaaagacaaataccatatgatttcactcatatgtataatttaagaaacaaatgaacatgggggtgtggGTAGGGGGAAGAAAGGTTCTCTATTCtctattctctattctgttccattgatctgagtgtctgtttttgtgccaaaagaTCATTTCTTAAACTAGAAGTGTCTAAACAgtttttgttcactgttttttttatgttttcatattaattatttcaaaaacagtATTACTTGTCTGAAGCAGAGAGtatctttctaaatatgtctctGAAGGTTTGTTTAACTTACTTGTTTCTCAGAGTATAAATGAATGGATTCAACAAAGGGGTAACTGAAGTATTGAGCACAGCTACTCCTTTGCTTGAAGTAACTCATTTGCAGATGGctttatgtacataaatatacaacTACCATAACTGATGGATACAATAATCATGTGAGAAGAGCAGGTAGAAagggcttttttcttttgcttaattgaagggaattttagaattttcttgaTGATATAAGAGTAAGAAAGGATTACTAAGAACAATGTGACAATGAGGATCATCACAGCTAAGAAAAAAGCAATCAGTTCTAGTAAATGTGTGTCTGAGCAAGAAAGTTGCAGGACAGGAGAAATGTCACAAATGAAATGATCAATGATGTTTGAGGCACAGAAATCCAGGTTAAGAATTAAGATCAGTGGAGGGAAAATGACCAGGAATTCAGTTACCCAAGAACTGAGTACAAGCTGATGACAAATTCTGCTGTTCATGATAGATGTATAATGCAAAGGTTTACAGATGGTAACATAGCAGTCATAGGACATAGCTGCCAGAAGGAAAAATTCTATAATCCCCAataatatgtagaaaaataaCTGAGATATACAATCATTATAGGAAATGGTCTTTTCTCTGGTTACAATGGTGATTAGGAATCTGGGGAAACAAGCACTTGTGAATGAAATTTCCAGGAAAGAGAAATTACGTAGGAAGAAATACATTGGGGTCTTGAGATGAGAATCCAGTAGCATGAGGGCAATGATGGTTAAGTTTCCTATCATACTCAACATGTAATttagaagtagaaataaaaaaattacaatcttTAACTGAGAATAATCTGTCAGTCCCAGAAGGATAAACCTTATCTGTTTTGTATGgtgcttcatttctcttttgtgatGTCAaacaaattctagaaataaaaaggtaCAATAATAAGAAACTATCTGAGTTTTATATGTAGCTTTATACTATCTAGCTTTATACGTAGACAATGATATATAAAAGGTTCCATATTCACAAATATACCCACTTATGAGGTAAAACTCTAAGAGGCTAAAGATACAATCTAGAACCATGCaacagaaactatttttaaaaagcactataGAAGTCAACTCGGTTTTGAAAATTGACCTGCAAAATCCATAATACTTTTTTGCCCTTACTTACAAACTTCCAACTCAGTTGTAACTAATTccaaattcatccatttctttaaatacattaaatacaatCTTGGTTCCAGATtcaaaattaattcattcatttttaattattgacTTTGTAGATATAAAATATGCCAGTATAATGAATTAAGACCTACAGTTAAATTCTGaaattttagatttcatattaaaagttGTATTTGCTTAGAGCCCCATTATCAcctctttcaacttttctatgaACTACTGATAAAGACatagaaaatgacaaaagaaaaaaaacgtaaggggtgcctggccgctcagtcggttaagcatgagactttggctcaggtcatgatctcaggattcataggttcgagccccacatggggctctgtgctgacagcttggagcctggagcctgcttcagattctttgtctccctctctctctctgcccctgctctctcattctcaaaaataaataaacatttatttttttttaaaagtttaaaaaatgaatatttaaagaatattcaaaataataaattgaaactATTACAAGTTCAGCAATgtgaaaaaaaccacaaatttctaaaaagcaaaaaaaatattgagaatatataatgggatatttaCCTCTCTCAAAAGGCAATTCAATTTCCATCTTACATATAAGCCATATGTCACGGCGTAGTTTGAGTGAAAAGTAGAAAGcgatctaaatattttaaaataatcaattatttaaataattttatccatGCAGATAATTTCATTTTGAAGTGAGGACATTGATGAATATAGTCCCTTTAGAAATATTCTAAATGTAACTTTAGATGCAAAATTGCAAAAAAGTTTATACAAATTGAccccatttttataaatgtctatatAGGATACATGAAAGTATGATTTCtgcaaacatatacaaaaataataattaaaaataaaggaatttcagTAAGTTGTTAAATTATAgggcatttatatttttcatcaagaATTCAGTCATTCTTAGTAACACATCCTAccataaaaaccataaaaaacatgtttttttcaaacttctctaatttattattttataaaagcaaaataaaaagtactgTGAATTCAAAACACTAATTGGTTACTTATTGTAGAGgcatatttcaattaaaataaatctagTGATGCATTTTACATTCCTCTTAACCTGAGGAAATCTTTGTTATCAACTTGCTAAATAATTGCTAAATAAGTaagctattcccaaataaacttaGAACATAAGCActggcagagaggaaaaaaaaccatatcatatgtattctttattttaaataaaaatattcaaactaCACCCTTAATTCTGCCAATCAATATCTTTACCTGTTCTGAagtcattctttttattattgaatacataatatttttccttttacatgaTTTTGCCAATTACCtcataaaaaaattcacaaaccggggcgcctgggtggctcagtcggttaaagcatccgacttcagctcaggtcacaatctcgcggtccgcaagttcgagccccgcgtcgggctctgggctgatggctcagagcctggagcctgcttccgattctgtgtctccctctctctctgcccctcccgcgttcatgctgtgtctctctctgtctcaaaaataaataaacgttaaaaaaaaatcttttttttaaattcaaaaaaaaaaattcacaaaccCCACTAATTATCAATGATAAGTTTTCATTGCTCAAAGTGTTCATCAGAATTAGCACCTCCAAAAGAgctatttttcctatttaaaaaaagcatattaaCATATGTGAAGCCAATTCTCCAAGAAAAATATCCTCCAACTCTGTTACATTTGACTGACTTGTAGAGTTGTTCAGGCACTCTTTCTCTAGAGAACACTAGGATACTCTTCAATCCCTCTACAATATTGTAGTACAGTGTCTGGTTTATACCACTAGAGTATTAGAAATGCAGGTCCAAGTGTATAAATCAAATGTCAAGCTCTTGTATTTATGGGTTTAGAAAATGAGGAATAAATAATGCTTTATGCAAGGagtaataacaaaatatcacTTTTAAATCATTGCTTCTTATCTGTATGGAACTTACATAGTATTTGtaattattcttatatttttgaaagaagcaCCATTATTTTACTTACCATAAGCAGTAcatgttggtcttttttttctggaaactacTATGGGATCGACCATAATGAAAGGCAAACATACTCACTGGGAAACGATATTTAATTTTGTAggcagaaaaattaatataaaatatcctCATATTGATTCAAAGCAGAGAGATATAGTGcgaatattttaagaatatgatTTTTCTGCACTGTCAATATATCTAAACATATGGAACTATGCCCTGGGTAATAAAGATTTTTGTAAACCCCTCTTTTTAAATATCATGCAAAGAGAttggaggaagatggcagcataggaggacgctgggctcaccgcgcgtcctgctgatcacttagattctacctacacctgcctaaataacccagaaaactgccagaggattagcagaacggagtctccggagccaagcgcagacgagaggcctacggaagaggataggaagggcggcaaggcggtgtgcgctccagggactggcgggagggagccggggcggaggggcagcccgccggccaagcagagccccgagtctggctggcaaaagcggaggggccagacggagtgtgttcccacagcaagcggaACTTAGCATCTAgaaggtcataagttaacagctctgctcagaaagcgggaaggctggaggacaaagggagggagagttgctaaGCCCCGGGAGGACAGAGCTcatttggcagggaacaaaggcgctcgccagctcCATCTCCCTTGCCAGCTCCATCTCCCTcgtccatcccccagccaaaatcccaaagggaaccagttcctgtcagggaacttgctccctcggcacaaacacccaacgcggtgcttctgcggagccaaacctccgtcagcgggtctgactccctcccgctgccacag
Proteins encoded in this region:
- the LOC125920422 gene encoding LOW QUALITY PROTEIN: olfactory receptor 6C70-like (The sequence of the model RefSeq protein was modified relative to this genomic sequence to represent the inferred CDS: inserted 1 base in 1 codon; substituted 1 base at 1 genomic stop codon), which produces MKHHTKQIRFILLGLTDYSQLKIVIFLFLLLNYMLSMIGNLTIIALMLLDSHLKTPMYFFLRNFSFLEISFTSACFPRFLITIVTREKTISYNDCISQLFFYILLGIIEFFLLAAMSYDCYVTICKPLHYTSIMNSRICHQLVLSSWVTEFLVIFPPLILILNLDFCASNIIDHFICDISPVLQLSCSDTHLLELIAFFLAVMILIVTLFLVILSYSYIIKKILKFPSIKQKKKALSTCSSHMIIVSISYGSCIFMYIKPSANEXTSSKGVAVLNTSVTPLLNPFIYTLRNKXVKQTFRDIFRKILSASDK